CCACGTAGCGAAGGTTCCATAAACATTGTGTCCAAGATAGTGTTTAATATGTGTCCAAGATAGTGTTTATATTGAATATAATAGACCTTTTCTTAACCTTCATGAACGGCACCTAATTCTTCACAAATTTGTATTCGATTATTTAAATTTGTACTCGATTATTCAAACTCCGCAGGTCTCGCTCACTACACCCAAGCGTGTGAATTGGATCAAACGCAGCACGGCTGCCGAATAGACAACGGTCAATGTACGTGTGCCTTCGGATGCAAGTCCGAGTTCCGCTACGCAACTCGCAAGGAATGTCAAGATGctttgaaggtattgaaaatGATCGAATCATTTGAACGAGTTTTtgtaatgaatgaaaaaatcttTCGTTCCAAGGGTCGCTCCGGTGACATTTGTAGCAGGGCGCCCTGTCTGAACGGAGGATCATGCACGCAAGTGACCGCAATGCCACAATACAAATGTCGCTGCGAGGGAACCGGATACTGGGGTAACAGGTGCCAACGAAGTAAGCAGCGCTGCACATATGAACCATTGAAACTATTTGATACTAATATTTTCCCAATTACAGTGTGCCCTAAACCGGAGCAGGTTGCAGCCGGAAGCAAATTTCCCCATGAGTGCGTTGTTATTTAAGCCAAAGAATTGTCGTGTTATAATATCTAAGAATACCGTTTGCTTTATAAAAACATCGAATGAAAACCAAACCAAACCTGCCCGCAGAGAACTCGCTCTTGCGTACAACAATTCGTTCACAATGTGATAAGGGCCGGATATTCGGTATTATTCCCAAGAGGAAATGCACTCATCATATTAACACTTTGCATTTTTAGAGTTGCCGACTCTGCGACTCGGGATGCAAGCAAAAAAACACTGCCTTGCTACAAAAATATTGATAAGGATGGtctgaaaacaaaacatcaaaCCTGAGTAGCATAATCACAAAGCAAAGTATAACCAAGCTCGTTAGATTAAACATAGTGCTGATAAAATAGATCGTAAAATAAATAAAGTAAAACAATATGAGAGTTGTGAATAAAGCTAATCTTATGGCCTAATGCTATGTTTTAATTCCTGAATTGTGATGTAGGCAGATAAGGAGACGTTAACTGCACCCCGTATTCGCGTGTGTATAGTTTTGTTGTAAAACAAATCTCGCTTTTGTGAAAATGTTTAGACTATTGGCAATCccatagttgtatttttttcctatttcagCATACTTACCAGCGATAGTTTTATCTATTTCTTTCTCCCTTTTGCAATAGAAATCATTTGTGTAATCTCCATTGGTAGTAACACATCGTTTAGTGGTTCAGTGGTTCACTTTGGACCAGTGAAAACGCAGAATTTCGCAGAAACGCAGTATTTTCGTGTACAATTGACACCATTTTCAATTTGaatatttgctgtgaggggcattcgaatgtaatttgagatgttataaaaattcacattattttcgcattgcaaaaacattgattaactTACAGAAACATAATTTCCCCAAACTTATATCATacagtgacgtctcgattaCTGTAAAAGTTGCCCAATACGCAAACTCGGTTGAGCGAAGGAATCAACCTTTCTGAGTCTGGATTGGCAATTTACAAAGTTGAAGTAGAAGAAAAGCGTCACGAGAAATAACCTATTCCTGGAATAAACTGAATTgtctgccttcgcactaattccctacggaacgagccacgaacggaagctaatcagacttattcctttcaataaattgaactgactgccttcgcactaattccgtacggaacgagcaacgaacgggagctgatcaaaatatcgaacatcaactaagcgggaggatcaacgagtacaagatcttcacgaactccgagcgcaaattatgcaactattgctgcgaacgttggaagacttgaatctgaagaactctcgtcagtcgatTCAATGGAGGTGGTTTCGGACTACTTAATCGTAAGACACGATTCCAAAGACTACTTActttattcagagaaccttgggtttttatacaattttagtttATCCTAAATCTACCCTAAATTTAAGTCTAACGTGCGAAAGAAAGAGAAGACTATAAACGTccttgcttcttttcatacaagtcctttacctatcgctatctgtatttcaaaacatacgatatccataactgcattctaagagCAACGGAGCCTAACGCGATAAGAAATGTGTGCGATTGTTTTCGGTTCCTTTCCTTTCTACTAGGTTTTATTGCACcaggttttattgcacccgctcccgataggattgttattttaggatcttacacacggttcgctcttatcgtatagtgtttttttcttctgtccttctttcgatcgtttacgatattgaaattaaattgctaaattctttcgatttcttacaTTTCCCCTTCCGTAAATCTACCTGCTCGAATTTACACTTCAAAGAATTAGCAATTGTATAAGtattcagttgttttttttttttaaatttttgttagcTATTATCTAATTcacttttaattattttaattcactAATTCACATTATTTATACTCTTGGTAAAATTCGTCCACAAATGGGTTGTGTTGTCGTATCTTCCATAGGTATTGCCGTCTCCCTAGTCGTAGCAATATTGATGTCATCAGATGGTTCAGTCTTCCTTGAATTGATTGATGTTTCACGTAAATGTCGTACTGCATTCCGGTGAGAAAGAAACGTTGTGAGTGAATCCCAGCAAGATGCCATCAATTGCCAGCCGAATCCATATATGTCGTATAGAATTCTGCCGTGCATGATTGTATCGACGATAAACTTTATCATCCTGCCCATCATATATAGACCAATCGCCGTTGATGTGATGTTTCCGAGCCATGTAGACCAAGACATAAGCCGCATCCAATACCTTGTTATTGCATCGTCGATTACATCTCCAGATACTAAGGCTCCGAAGTTGAATCCTTGATCATTGGGTCGTTGTCCAATCAGCACCTTGTGTATTACATTCGTTGCCACTCTACGATCTCCTTGTTCATAAATCATATCCCTCATCTTTTTAAGATTGTCTGCATCATAGACACCACTTTGCATTAGATTTGGAAGAGGTGTGTAGGACCATGTTGTAACTATGTCCGACACTAATTTCTCTGGTGGAGTTGTTTCACGTAATCGTCCATCAGTTGTATACCATTTTCCTCCGAACATGAATTTTGCTGGTATTAAAGGTGTGCAATCTATTTCAATCCCGCGGTTCTGGAGTATTCTTGTCACAGGTGCCAAAAACATCGACCTGTTGTTAAATTCAACTGGAATTTCTTGGAAGCATCGCGCTTCGGATCTTGGCGTAACAAATACTGGTTTGCATTCAATAACATGAAGCACTTCCCCAGCAACAACTGCTGTATATCCTGACCTCTTCATTATGCTCGATACAAACTCCGTTGGATTGATTCTTGCTAATGTCAATTTAGTTTCCAGTAGAGCCTTATCTAGTTTGCACATCTCTGTCATAACCGAATTGTATACGTCGTCTAATTTCTGACCAATGTAGTTTTCGACGAATGTTATTTTCGAATTGAAGTAAGTAAATAGATCATTATTTGAACCTGACGTAGGTTTTCTAACAAATGGCGATCTCATGTTGGATAACTCCAAAACTAATATTCTGGGATGGTCTGTTTTAAACCCAACGTGTCCACATATATATGTCCTTGCTGTagtttttatcgaaaataaatgtcgttccgATATTGTGCTGTACACTACAACCTCTCCAATGGTTTTCATTTGGTTATTCGTTGTTTTGTTGACAACTCCTTCAAAAATAACTTCAAACTCGCTTTCTTCACATCTACGGTTCATGTCGATGTCCCAAGTTAGATAGCCTTCTTCAGCGTCCAAACAACGTCCATGTGTGTATGTACACGTTAAACCTCCTTTCAACATTATCTGGCTACTTTCAATGTCTACAGAGGCGACATAATCTTGAAGTGTAATCGTATATTCATAATATACTAAGGCGTTTGTCCACGTGTATAACGGCGTTTTGTACACTCCTCCACTGCAGGAACTGCCAGTTATTGATCCTACCACCAATACTTGACCTCTATTTGTGCTGTTGAGATTCAATTCCTGAATAACAGTGTTATCGGCTAGTGTAACTGCTCCACTATAGTGAGCTTTTCGACATTCCTCGGATGAAAACTCCTTCACGATGTAGGCAAAGCCGTGTTGATAATCAGAAGTGTGGGAGTGCATACCACAGTGTCGAATCGACCTCTTGATGATGACTTTACATTGAAATacctttgtttgaattttcgaatttctttGTAACATTTGTATCCGAAGTTCCGTTGTTGTCAGGTTAGTTGTTGGCGGTAAGCAAGATGCCACATCCAACAAAGAATATGAAGTCATATTTACATCTGCATTGGCACAGTCGTATGCGATCAATCCATGAGATGTTGAGCCTAGTACACTGCATCCCACGAATAACATTGCAGCAATCAACAGTTGCATGAGCGTTAACCGGTTAACTGTATCTGATTTCCATCTTATTTTCCTTCTAGATTCGCCTTTTTGAGAGTAATCCGATTGTACCAAAACTTTTGAAGTTTCCGCTGTTAATACAGTTGTAGTACAAGGATTGATTCGTCGTTTCTTTTTCTTCGGCTCAAATTTCTCACAATTCACACTGCTGTTTCTTTCAATAACTTGATGGAGTGCGGTAAATGAGGTGTTCATTTTGTTTACTTCTTTAGACGTTATGTCTTTCAGAGCGGCATCCTTGCGTATATTCAATACTGCTAGCTTATGTGCTGCTCGTTTAAAGGTCCCTTTGGGTGTTTTAACGAACGCTGTACGTACTTGGCCGTCTTTTCCTTTTATAACTCCAGTTACTCGTCCTCTCAACCATAGGCCCCAACGTATAGTACTGTCTGTTATCAATACTATGTCGTCTATTTCAATGGGCTGAACTTTATGCGTCCATTTTTGTCGCGATATTAATGTTGGTATATATTGTTTCTTGAATCGATCCCAAAACTGTTGACTGTAGTGGTTCACTAGTTCCCATTGAACTCGAGTGAGGTTGTTGCTGTCCAAATTTTGAGGTGGAACGTATTCACCTGCCCGTCCAATTAGGAAATGGAACGGTGTTAGAGCCTCTTCCACATCATTATTGCACGGTATGTGTGTTAGTGGGCGACAGTTTAAGATAAACTCTACTTGTATTAGAGCTGCTCGTAACGTTTCAGGATAAGGTGTCCGACTACAACCTATCATATAAtataaattgtctttaatagttCTGATGAGTCGCTCCCAAACTCCTCCAAAGTGCGGTGATGCTGGTGGGTTAAAGGTCCATTCTATCTTCAGTTTTACAGCTTCAGATTTCGACATCCTTTCGTCGATTTCGTGGATTAGTTTGTTTAGTTGTTTTTCAGCTCCAACAAAATTTGTGCCATTATCGCTGTATACATGTTTGATCTTTCCACGGCggttttgaaagtttttaaaACACATTAGGAAGTGATCTGTATCTAACTTCTCAGCCATTTCAATATGCACGGCTCTCGTAGTCATGCATGTAAAGAGCACGCCCCATCTTTTCTCTATTGATCGTCTTACCAATACTTCAAAAGGACCGAAGTAGTCCACTCCAGTATTCGTGAATGGATGAGCATACAAATCTACTCTAGCTGCCGGTAATGGTGCCATTTGAGGTGGCAAAGGTTTAGCTTTCATTATAATGCATTTAGAGCAGtccgtttttattttgttgagaaCTGTACGCATGTGTGGTATATAATACCGTAATTGTAATGCTCCAAGTACTACGTTATCCGAACGATGAAAGTATTTTTGATGATATTCAGCAACGATCAAACGTGTTCCATGGTCTTCAGCAGGTAAAATCACAGGATGTATTGTATTCATTtgcaatttagttgcattttcgAGACGACCTCCAACTCTCATTACGTTATATTCATCTAGTATTGGAGTAACCGCTGATAACTGTTTATTTCTAATATCAACATAACCGTTTAATTCAATG
The Toxorhynchites rutilus septentrionalis strain SRP chromosome 2, ASM2978413v1, whole genome shotgun sequence genome window above contains:
- the LOC129770517 gene encoding protein crumbs-like, which produces MHWRILLSALIICTIAGLAHYTQACELDQTQHGCRIDNGQCTCAFGCKSEFRYATRKECQDALKGRSGDICSRAPCLNGGSCTQVTAMPQYKCRCEGTGYWGNRCQRMCPKPEQVAAGSKFPHECVVI